AAATCTTTGGGTGAAGGACAGTATTTCACCAATGATATAATTGAGGTGGTTTGTGCTTGAATGTTGGGATTTATTACTGCATTCAAATTTGTACCTTCACCATCTATTCTGGTCCTATGAGCTAGCTAACACCAACTTTTGTGGCCTTCATAGATAGGGGTTACATTGCTGGTAAGAATGTTAGCAAAACTATCAATAAAAGCTACCATAATATATTTGAGCAAGATATAATAGCCAGTAGAATGGTCGCTAAGCTGAAATTTAATTTGGTGAAAAAAATAGAGGTGTACCTTGAAAATCTATTATGTGTTCTCCGGAGCATATCGTGATAATGTTATCATTGACAAATCGTTTACTAAGTACCGTCTTGATAGAAATTAACTTCGAGAAAATTTTAGAAGAAATTATCTCCAAACATCAGAGATTATTCAACATTCTATTAACCTTATCACGTTAGCAGAAAAATAAGACGTTACCTATGTAACTTATGCGCTACAAAGCGTTTCTCCAGCAAGCCATTTGGGCTCCTAAATTAGTACATTTGACTACCGGTCTCCCACTCACCAGGGAAGAAAACCTCCAGGGTTGATCACATCCTTCCAAGTCCACTTGATCCACAACCAACGCTTCTCATAAGCAAACGCATGGCTCCCCTCTACTCCCTACCTCTCTTCTGGAGCCAAATCCAACGCCTCATCCATGGAGAGGCTCATCTCTTCCTCCCAAACTCCCCTCTCGAGACTTCGTCCCCTGCTCCCCCGATCCCCCTCGAAGGAAAGATTTAGCCTCTCTTTCCTCCCACGCCATGGTAGCTTCAAGCCGGTTGCTTCTCTATTCTTCAAATCTCTTGGGAGCGTCTTGGTTGCTCGCTATGAAGAGAAAGCAAGGCGAGCTCAGCCATGTCGCCAATTGGCCTCAGGAAGGGAATTGGCGGTCTTATTTTCCCAAAAGGTGCGATCTGGCGTCCATTTTTCTGTTCCTCTTCTATAGAAGTGATGtatttcttgttcttcttctttgtctggtGTTTGAATTGATCGGTCAGCTAAAGATTAGATTTTTGTTTACAATTGTGCTACTACGATTGTATAGATGGTGCCAAATATAGGAGGCTTGTACCCCATTTTAGGTTACGAAATGTTTGTGTTGTTGGATTGGGCTGTCATAAATTGGGGATGCTAGTGGATGTTTGTAGATGGGATGTTCCTGTGAAAATTGCTTTCTGATATTGTTTCTTGTTATTATAAGGCTGGTATGGACTAATGACGTCAAGCATTTGTATATGGCTTTCTTAGAGTTGGAATGCGATGCTTACTTTTGGGAAAACGTGTTCTTGCTGTCAAGGGATACATACGAATGCATTATGCATGGAATTGTTGAAATTTAAGAAAACTTTTTTTGCTTCTAAACaatctaatttctttctttctttctttctttctttctttctttctgttaAATTGGTGTTCTTGAAACGGTTCCCCTTGCAATTGCTTGATTGGTCTAATATCCCTCAGATGATTCGACCAACTCTACTCTTGCCACGACATTGGCACATTTAGATGCTACTACCATACTATCAAGAGTATTAGCTGCTAAAAGGTATTTATCTAGCAGTGGATCTGTTAGATTCAATGTCAGCTATATTGCAACCTCCAATCATTGGTCATGAACAGTATGAAACTGTGCAAGAGTTAAGCAATCTTCACGACGTTACAAAGAACTTCAGGGCATTATCCTTATCTTTTGGTTGGATGAAATATCCAAAGAAGATCGTTTAACTGTAGCAAGAGCATGAAAAACTGAGCATTTCTTATCACAACTCTTCTTCGTGGTGGAAGTATTTGGTGGTTCTCTAGAGAAATTTGTTGGTCTTGAAGAAATAATCAGAGATTTCAATTGATCCTTTCTGGAGAATTAGATGGTCTTCCCGAGCATGCCTTTTATTTGGTTGGTAACATTTGAGGCTACTGTGAGAGCTATAAACTTAGTAGTGGAGAGCAAATTGAAGAAATAACCATAAATCTTTGTATTGATTCCTAATCAAATATTGAGGGGGTTGCTTTGAGTGGACATCCGAGTGGAAGGCAGATGTCTAAATTGCCGCTGCCATTTTCTCTTCCTTTGGTGGACTGATTGGGTTGGTGGAGTTTGGCTTTGGGATTTCTCCTATTTACTTAGCTGTTGGCAATCCGATGATAGGAGAAGAGGTAGGCGGTGGCGGCAAGAGAGGAAGGGGCATCGAGAAAGGAGATGACAAGGAAGGCCAGCATGACGGTGTTAAGGGAAAAGAGGCGGCGCGCACCTTCAGGATTGGGCAACACATGGAGGTGTTGCTGATGGGGAGCCATCAGCGATGGCGTGGGGCCCCTTCTCTCTCTGTCTCCCCTTCCCTATTCTCTATCTAATCTTGTCTTGTggtggaggagaggaggatGATAGCAGTTATGGTTTTGGCCTAATTGGTTATGGGATGGGCTTGGGCTGGAACTTCGCAAAAATCTTCGGGCCAAAATTTGGTCTTAAACTCCCCTCCCCCAAAAAAATTTCGGTCAGGCTTCGGCAGGGGCATGGGCCGGCCCAATTCTAGTCCTAGCAGGAGATGGCCTTTTTCTAGTGTTTGGATTGCTGCAGGTTGACTAGATCCTGCAAATCAAATTACCTTTGGGAGCCCTTTTACAGTATTTTGTCTTATGGCCAAATTAGCCTAAGACAAACTAACATAACTAGAAAAGGCTTTAGAGGCATCTTCATGATGGGTTTAAGTCCCAACAAAGACAATGGTTGGTGGAAATAGTATAACCCATGGTATACCGTACCGGCTCGAACTGAGTGGCATGgagcataccataccataccggttcggtaccggtatccGGTAAGGGTGGTTAAACTAATACTCGATACGTCAAAAAAATTTTGTACCGTACCGTACTGACACTATGCttgtgtggcaccggtacggagtCCGATACCGAGATAGCGAACCTTGGTATAACCAAATAGAATTACAATTCTCAtttacaaacaaacaaacacaaGATTTTATTTCCTGTAATTGCAAACACATTGAACCAAACATTGGAGATGTAGTTGCAAATACAACACCTACAACCACATGTAATCCTAACTACATGCATTTCTTTACCTTAGGTATCCAAACATTATGAAAGTGAATTTCATGTACCAGCATGATTATATCATAAAGCTTAGAACCTTAGTGTTTTTGTGGTCTTGCCACATTTTGATATTTGATGGGAGGATCGTGTAGGCAGTATAATTGGCATGGCTGTTTCAAACTTAAGATTTGCTGTAGTAGAATTTTGGCCTTTAAATTATTATATGTTTGTTCTATTTCCTATAATTGTTTTCTGCATGCCACTTGCACGACTATCTGCTTCAAAAATCTTCAAAAAGTAGATATCTTGCCTTGTATCAGATAAGTTATTTTGGTTTTTATCATTCATACTTATGCTAACCGACTTTTATGATTATCAGGGATTCTTTTATGGTTCGCTAAGTCTTTGATAATTCTGAATAAAGTTCACATTTTACAATATTTCAGGTTGCTTCTACTGCAGTTTACATTCTAGTATCAGCATTTGTTATGACCATAATCCAGCCAATTCTAGCACCACCAGCTTTTGCAATAATGCAGTCTGCTGCCAAGACAAGTGGAAGACTCATTAGAACTGAGTTGCTAAGCAGTGCATGGACTGGTTTTTTCGCTGGTTGCCTGCACACGCTATCGGGCCCTGACCATCTCGCTGCCTTGGCTCCCTTATCCATTGGTCGATCAAGGATGGAGAGTGCTATAGTAGGGGCTCTTTGGGGCTGTGGCCATGATGCTGGCCAAGTAATATTTGGTTTGCTATTTCTTATGCTCAAGGATCGCCTACATATTGAGGTCATCCGAACATGGGGGACTAGAGTCGTGGGTTTAACTCTGCTTGTTATTGGAGCTGTTGGAATCAGGGAAGCTTCAGAGGTGCCGACCCCATGCATTGCTCTAGATAATGGGGAGTGCGATGTTAGTATCATTGAACCATTAGATGCTGGAGCCAGTGAGAGGAAAAATATGGGGTTTGCAACTTTTGCCACTGGCATTGTGCATGGACTTCAGCCAGATGCACTCATGATGGTCTTGCCAGCGCTTGCTCTTCCTTCTCGCCTGGCAGGTGCTGCTTTTTTAGTCATGTTTCTTGTTGGAACTGTGTTTGCAATGGGGAGTTACACAGTTTTTATTGGTTCATGTACTCAGGCATTGAAAGAAAGGGTTCCTAGGATAACAGAGAAACTGACATGGGTTGCTTCTCTTGTAGCCATATCCTTGGGACTTGCCATTCTTATTAGCCAGTTCTTTGGTTTTAGCCTGTATTGATCTTACCTTTGATTTGCCATTTATTAGCTTCCTTGAAGCTTTACACAATGTTATTTTGGAGCTAGGGATCTTTGTAGTACAAAAACTTTTCCTTTCAGTTTTAGTTAACCGAGCATTCCTCTTAGTTGATCATAGCAACCATGGTCAAGTGACTCAAGTCTTTTCGATAGGAAAAGGTTGCTTCTTGTTTTTCATCTAGTTCTTCATTTCTTAGATGCATGTTGAATATACTGGTTGTGGAAGAACTGCaggactttatttcatattcataCAAATTTCTGCATCTGCTTGTTACTGCAGAGTTGCTTGTCATGGCCAACTTCGGCATTAATtatcaaataaattttgtttatttctCCGTACTGTGACACATACTTGAATATAATCAGGAAAATGTTTATTTTTAGACAATTTCTTTGATCTGACTCCCATTATGTCCAAA
This genomic stretch from Phoenix dactylifera cultivar Barhee BC4 unplaced genomic scaffold, palm_55x_up_171113_PBpolish2nd_filt_p 000254F, whole genome shotgun sequence harbors:
- the LOC103719233 gene encoding uncharacterized protein LOC103719233 — translated: MERLISSSQTPLSRLRPLLPRSPSKERFSLSFLPRHGSFKPVASLFFKSLGSVLVARYEEKARRAQPCRQLASGRELAVLFSQKVASTAVYILVSAFVMTIIQPILAPPAFAIMQSAAKTSGRLIRTELLSSAWTGFFAGCLHTLSGPDHLAALAPLSIGRSRMESAIVGALWGCGHDAGQVIFGLLFLMLKDRLHIEVIRTWGTRVVGLTLLVIGAVGIREASEVPTPCIALDNGECDVSIIEPLDAGASERKNMGFATFATGIVHGLQPDALMMVLPALALPSRLAGAAFLVMFLVGTVFAMGSYTVFIGSCTQALKERVPRITEKLTWVASLVAISLGLAILISQFFGFSLY